In Zobellia roscoffensis, the following are encoded in one genomic region:
- a CDS encoding ABC transporter permease: MRINWQPFILSLAVLLILFPFVYLVFLSLASEWRFPDVWPSYLGFKNWVTVFGSEAGLLSSFFSSLLISLSVAVFSTTSGFLISKAVFYHPKKKTLTLLAYFPYILAPVVFAACLSFFFLKMGLFGNMTGVVVAQFIIAFPYALLFFSSFWNEKVKSYEDLVTTLGGNKWQTYTKVVLPLAKGLILICFFQTFLISWFEYGLTSIIGIGKVQTLTIKVFLFIKEANYYYGALSCCLLIFPPVVLLYFNKRYVFKKLV; this comes from the coding sequence ATGCGAATTAATTGGCAACCCTTTATATTGAGTTTGGCGGTGCTGTTAATCCTGTTTCCGTTTGTGTACCTTGTGTTCCTATCATTGGCATCCGAATGGCGTTTTCCTGATGTTTGGCCGTCTTATTTAGGTTTCAAGAATTGGGTTACAGTTTTTGGTTCTGAAGCGGGATTGCTATCAAGCTTTTTTTCCTCTTTATTAATTTCACTATCGGTTGCGGTTTTTTCTACAACTTCTGGGTTTTTGATTAGTAAGGCTGTTTTTTATCATCCGAAGAAAAAGACATTGACGCTATTGGCTTATTTTCCATATATATTGGCGCCTGTTGTTTTTGCTGCATGTCTTAGTTTCTTCTTTCTAAAAATGGGGTTGTTTGGTAACATGACTGGCGTGGTAGTTGCACAGTTTATTATTGCTTTTCCTTATGCCCTGCTCTTTTTCAGTAGTTTCTGGAACGAAAAGGTAAAGAGCTATGAAGACTTAGTGACTACTTTAGGTGGAAATAAATGGCAGACGTATACCAAAGTTGTTTTGCCCTTGGCCAAAGGGCTAATTCTGATCTGCTTTTTTCAGACGTTTCTGATCTCTTGGTTTGAGTATGGGCTAACTTCTATAATTGGCATAGGAAAAGTTCAGACACTAACAATCAAGGTGTTTCTATTTATTAAAGAAGCTAACTATTATTATGGTGCCTTAAGTTGTTGTTTGTTGATTTTTCCACCCGTAGTTTTATTGTATTTTAACAAGCGTTATGTATTTAAAAAATTAGTCTAA
- a CDS encoding ABC transporter ATP-binding protein gives MFLEVQHVIKSFGEEKVVKDLNFSLESKQTLSILGKSGCGKTTMLKTIGGLITPDSGKILLNGEDITAVKPEKRNIVYLYQEDLLFPHLNAFENIAFGLRLKKIPEGLIKEEVNHMLQSLELEGQADKMPTELSGGQRQRVSFGRAISTNPSLLLLDEPFGSLDTGTRQRMQELFKKLTAEYKITSLFVTHDLKEAVLMGDQIGFMHDGILKVYEDKKDFIQDPETGVQNEIDFWGGLI, from the coding sequence ATGTTTCTTGAGGTACAACATGTTATAAAAAGTTTTGGAGAAGAAAAGGTTGTTAAAGACCTTAATTTCTCTCTGGAAAGCAAGCAAACATTAAGTATTTTAGGAAAATCGGGCTGCGGAAAAACTACGATGCTTAAAACCATAGGTGGACTCATAACACCTGATTCTGGAAAAATTTTATTGAACGGAGAAGATATTACTGCGGTGAAACCCGAAAAGAGAAACATTGTGTATCTGTATCAAGAAGACTTGCTTTTTCCACATTTAAATGCTTTTGAGAATATAGCTTTCGGACTGCGATTAAAAAAAATACCGGAAGGTTTAATAAAGGAGGAGGTTAACCACATGCTTCAAAGCTTAGAACTAGAAGGCCAAGCGGATAAAATGCCTACAGAGCTTTCTGGGGGGCAGCGGCAACGAGTTTCATTTGGCCGAGCGATTAGCACTAACCCTTCACTTTTGTTGTTAGATGAGCCTTTTGGTAGTTTGGATACCGGAACCCGGCAACGTATGCAAGAACTGTTTAAGAAGTTAACTGCAGAATATAAAATCACCTCACTCTTTGTAACCCATGATTTAAAAGAAGCTGTATTAATGGGGGACCAAATCGGTTTTATGCACGATGGAATTTTAAAGGTGTATGAAGACAAGAAAGATTTTATTCAAGATCCGGAAACAGGAGTTCAAAATGAAATCGATTTTTGGGGCGGATTGATATAG